In a genomic window of Nostoc sp. UHCC 0870:
- a CDS encoding biotin carboxylase produces the protein MEKKIRITLNFNYSKLITAILISCVMALISWVWTPVAVALTQIKLSDLSYKDCPPELAQGTVSSSGSAAASCFIVTGKAKNGTYKTVYDADIYGRIYDANNDPILQNRNRLGSIAEVPPGTSDFELRISVPANQPLPLQLKQFKASGFSAQIRK, from the coding sequence ATGGAAAAGAAAATCAGAATAACACTTAACTTCAATTACTCAAAACTTATTACAGCCATCTTGATTTCCTGTGTCATGGCATTAATATCATGGGTATGGACTCCTGTGGCTGTAGCGTTGACACAGATTAAACTCTCTGACTTATCTTACAAGGATTGTCCACCAGAATTGGCTCAAGGGACTGTCAGCAGTAGTGGTAGTGCGGCTGCTAGTTGCTTTATTGTTACTGGCAAAGCCAAAAATGGCACTTATAAAACCGTCTACGATGCAGATATTTATGGGCGTATTTATGATGCCAACAATGACCCCATATTACAAAATCGTAATCGTCTTGGTTCTATTGCGGAAGTTCCACCAGGCACTAGTGATTTTGAATTAAGAATTTCTGTACCTGCAAATCAGCCGTTACCTTTGCAGTTGAAGCAGTTTAAAGCTTCGGGGTTTAGCGCACAAATCCGTAAGTAG
- the ctpB gene encoding carboxyl-terminal processing protease CtpB, producing the protein MNQSAKRYSPLQVALIGGAIATTATISVFGPAWTRSVRAALQDSPKALVDQAWQIVNSEYVDGNFNQKNWLATRQSLLSKDYSSKEEAYVAIREALQLLNDPYTRFMDPKQFEALTSQTSGEVSGIGIRMEVNETTKRLTIVEAIENSPALKAGIKAGDEILAIDGKPTQLMKIDDASKLIRGKAGSNITLRLGRSGRNAFDVKLTRATIEVPTVYSSVRQEGNRRIGYIRLREFSGHAAEQMHRAIRDLNGKKVDAFVLDLRGNPGGLLQSSIEIARMWLDDGGIVRTVNRKGVNEDTKANRTALTKLPLAVLVDGNSASASEILTGALKDNKRAVVVGSQTFGKALVQSVHELSDGSGIAVTIAHYYTPNGTDINKKGITPDIKLELTEAQERQLTSNPSLIGTPNDPQYSRAIATL; encoded by the coding sequence ATGAACCAATCTGCGAAACGTTACTCGCCGCTCCAAGTAGCCCTGATTGGAGGAGCGATCGCCACAACTGCCACTATATCCGTATTTGGCCCCGCTTGGACTCGGAGCGTTCGCGCTGCTCTACAGGACAGCCCCAAAGCATTAGTTGACCAAGCATGGCAAATAGTCAATAGTGAATATGTTGACGGCAACTTTAATCAAAAAAACTGGCTAGCAACAAGGCAAAGTCTATTAAGCAAAGACTACTCATCGAAAGAAGAAGCTTATGTAGCTATTCGTGAAGCTTTACAACTGCTCAACGATCCATATACAAGATTCATGGATCCCAAACAGTTTGAAGCTTTAACCAGTCAGACTTCTGGGGAAGTCTCTGGGATTGGTATTCGCATGGAAGTGAATGAAACAACCAAGCGACTGACTATTGTAGAAGCCATAGAAAACTCCCCAGCCCTCAAAGCTGGAATTAAAGCCGGCGATGAGATTTTGGCTATTGATGGCAAGCCGACTCAGTTGATGAAAATAGATGATGCTTCCAAATTAATTCGCGGCAAAGCAGGTAGTAACATTACACTCCGCTTAGGACGCAGTGGGCGCAATGCCTTTGATGTGAAGTTAACACGGGCAACTATCGAAGTACCAACAGTGTATTCCAGCGTCAGGCAAGAAGGAAATCGCCGGATTGGTTACATTCGCTTACGCGAGTTTAGCGGCCATGCTGCCGAACAGATGCACCGGGCAATTCGAGATTTGAACGGTAAAAAAGTGGATGCCTTTGTGTTAGATTTGCGCGGTAATCCTGGCGGTTTATTGCAGTCCAGCATCGAAATTGCTCGGATGTGGTTAGATGATGGCGGCATTGTTCGCACAGTTAACCGTAAGGGAGTCAATGAAGACACTAAAGCCAATCGCACCGCTTTAACAAAGCTTCCCTTGGCAGTATTAGTAGACGGTAATTCAGCCAGTGCTAGTGAAATTCTGACAGGTGCGCTTAAGGATAATAAGCGTGCAGTAGTCGTTGGTAGTCAAACTTTTGGTAAAGCCTTAGTGCAGTCAGTCCATGAATTATCAGATGGTTCTGGTATAGCCGTGACCATTGCCCACTACTACACCCCCAATGGCACAGATATCAACAAAAAAGGGATTACGCCAGATATCAAGTTAGAGTTGACAGAGGCACAGGAACGCCAGCTAACGTCCAACCCCAGTCTGATTGGTACTCCAAACGACCCCCAATATAGCCGAGCGATCGCAACTTTATAA
- the moaA gene encoding GTP 3',8-cyclase MoaA: protein MNQVDYLRISLIDRCNFRCQYCMPEGSELDYILKQQLLTDEELLTLVQEVFIPVGFTRFRLTGGEPLLRPRVADLVRAIASLPQTQDLAMTTNGFLLASLAQNLYDAGLRRINISLDSLDPDTFDQIIGSRGRSRWQEVWDGIQAAYRVGFDPLKLNVVVIPGVNDREILDLAALTIDKQWHVRFIEFMPIGNGDLFSDRGWISSAELRQQIRDRWGLTESQVRGAGPADVFQIPGAKGTLGFISQMSECFCDRCNRMRLSADGWLRPCLLNETGQMDLKTALRSGVSTQKLQEQVRNLLTIKPEINFKGRDSGTTGNYSRTMSQIGG from the coding sequence ATGAACCAGGTAGACTACCTCCGCATTAGTTTAATAGATCGCTGCAATTTTCGTTGTCAGTATTGTATGCCAGAGGGGTCGGAGCTAGACTATATCCTCAAGCAACAGCTACTTACTGATGAGGAATTGCTCACTTTAGTTCAAGAAGTTTTTATTCCTGTCGGTTTTACTCGTTTTCGATTGACAGGGGGTGAACCGTTACTGCGTCCTCGTGTGGCGGATTTGGTCAGAGCGATCGCGTCTTTACCCCAAACTCAAGACCTCGCCATGACTACCAATGGCTTTTTACTAGCTTCCTTAGCGCAAAATCTTTATGATGCTGGTTTGCGACGCATCAATATTAGCTTAGATTCCCTTGATCCCGATACTTTTGACCAAATTATCGGCTCTCGCGGCCGTTCGCGTTGGCAAGAGGTTTGGGATGGGATTCAAGCTGCTTATCGTGTCGGTTTTGACCCCTTGAAGTTAAATGTAGTGGTAATTCCAGGGGTTAACGATCGCGAAATTTTGGATTTAGCGGCTTTAACCATTGATAAACAGTGGCACGTCCGCTTTATTGAGTTTATGCCCATTGGTAACGGCGATTTATTTAGCGATCGCGGTTGGATATCTTCAGCCGAATTGCGGCAACAAATCCGCGATCGTTGGGGCTTGACAGAATCTCAAGTTCGTGGTGCAGGTCCTGCGGATGTATTTCAAATTCCCGGCGCGAAGGGAACGCTAGGATTTATCAGTCAAATGTCAGAATGTTTTTGCGATCGGTGTAACCGAATGCGTTTGAGTGCTGATGGTTGGCTCAGACCGTGTTTATTAAATGAAACTGGACAAATGGACTTAAAAACTGCTCTCCGGTCTGGTGTCAGCACCCAGAAATTACAAGAACAAGTTAGAAACTTGTTGACAATTAAACCAGAAATTAACTTTAAAGGACGCGACTCTGGTACTACAGGTAATTACAGTCGTACCATGTCACAAATTGGAGGGTAA
- a CDS encoding class I SAM-dependent methyltransferase: MAIKTLGLEPNLSDYLLSVSLREAEILTQLRQETAQHPMGRMQIAPEQGQFMALLVQLLGAKKTLEVGVFTGYSSLVVALALPPEGQIVACDHSEEFTAIARRYWQQAGVAHKIHLHIAPALETLDQLLATGEAETFDFAFIDADKSNYDNYYERSLQLVRKGGLIAIDNVLWSGRVADPQIQDNRTKKIRAFNEKLLQDQRVSLSLVPIGDGLTLALKKVTGDRGQVTGDR; this comes from the coding sequence ATGGCAATTAAGACTCTGGGACTCGAACCAAATCTATCTGATTATTTACTATCTGTTTCTTTGCGAGAGGCAGAAATATTAACCCAATTACGGCAAGAAACAGCCCAACATCCAATGGGTAGGATGCAAATTGCACCAGAACAAGGACAATTTATGGCGTTGCTGGTGCAGTTATTGGGCGCAAAGAAAACCTTAGAAGTGGGGGTATTTACAGGCTATAGTTCCCTAGTGGTGGCACTAGCTTTACCCCCAGAAGGACAGATAGTAGCTTGTGATCATAGTGAAGAGTTTACAGCGATCGCGCGTCGTTATTGGCAACAAGCTGGAGTAGCCCATAAAATTCACCTACACATCGCCCCAGCGTTGGAAACTTTAGACCAATTGCTAGCAACAGGTGAAGCAGAAACTTTTGACTTTGCCTTTATTGATGCTGACAAGAGTAATTATGACAACTATTATGAGCGATCGCTGCAACTAGTGCGAAAAGGAGGACTGATAGCCATTGATAATGTACTCTGGTCAGGAAGAGTCGCAGACCCCCAAATCCAAGATAATCGCACCAAAAAAATCCGCGCCTTCAATGAAAAACTACTACAAGACCAGCGAGTAAGTTTAAGTCTTGTTCCCATAGGCGACGGCTTAACTTTAGCATTGAAGAAGGTGACTGGGGATAGGGGACAGGTGACAGGGGACAGGTGA
- the crtH gene encoding carotenoid isomerase, producing MSPTLSSTPSLFDVIVIGSGIGGLVTATQLAAKGAKVLVLESYLIPGGSAGYFECEGYRFDVGASMIFGLGNKGTTNLLTRALKAVNTSLETISDRVQIHYHLPEGLDLKVDRLYENFLQSLIAYFPHEAKGIRRFYNECWRVFNCLNNIDLLSLEEPRYLLRVFLQHPLACLGLAKYLPQNAGDVARRYIKDPQLLQFIDMECYCWSVVPANMTPMINAGMVFSDRHYGGVNYPKGGVGQIAQKLVQGLENTGGQIKYQAKVTKILTQKGRAVGVQLASGEIYQGKRIVSNATRWDTFEKLLPVDKIPHNEKVWQKRYQKSPSFLSLHIGVKESVLPAGTECHHIILEDWQNMMTPEGTLFVSIPTLLDPDLAPKGYHIIHAFTPHWIDDWQGMSARDYEAKKEAVAWRIIDRLEKIFPGLDASLDYLEVGTPRTHRRFLGRVDGTYGPIPRRKLWGLLGMPFNRTSIPGLYCVGDSTFPGQGLNAVAFSGFACAHRIAVDLGL from the coding sequence ATGTCTCCCACTCTCAGCAGTACACCATCTTTATTTGACGTAATTGTAATTGGTTCTGGCATTGGCGGCTTAGTAACAGCAACCCAATTAGCAGCCAAAGGAGCTAAAGTGCTGGTACTGGAGAGTTATTTAATTCCTGGGGGTAGTGCTGGCTACTTTGAGTGTGAAGGTTATCGATTTGATGTGGGAGCATCGATGATCTTTGGATTGGGAAACAAAGGTACTACAAATTTACTTACCCGCGCCCTGAAAGCTGTAAATACTAGCCTAGAAACAATCAGCGATCGCGTCCAGATTCATTACCATCTACCCGAAGGTTTAGACCTGAAAGTTGATAGACTTTATGAGAACTTTTTGCAAAGTCTTATTGCTTACTTTCCTCATGAAGCTAAAGGGATTCGTCGCTTTTATAACGAATGTTGGCGGGTATTTAATTGTCTTAACAACATAGATTTACTGTCTCTAGAAGAACCTCGGTATCTCCTGCGGGTGTTTTTGCAGCATCCTTTAGCGTGTCTTGGTTTAGCCAAATACCTACCTCAAAATGCTGGAGATGTAGCGCGACGTTATATTAAAGACCCCCAATTATTGCAATTTATTGATATGGAATGTTACTGCTGGTCTGTAGTTCCAGCCAACATGACACCCATGATTAATGCGGGGATGGTCTTTTCTGATAGACATTACGGCGGCGTGAACTATCCCAAAGGCGGCGTAGGACAAATTGCTCAAAAGCTGGTACAAGGTTTAGAAAATACAGGCGGTCAGATTAAGTACCAAGCCAAGGTAACAAAAATCCTCACCCAAAAAGGGCGTGCTGTTGGTGTGCAATTAGCTAGTGGTGAAATTTACCAAGGTAAACGGATAGTTTCTAATGCTACACGTTGGGATACATTTGAAAAATTACTACCCGTGGATAAAATACCACATAATGAGAAAGTTTGGCAAAAACGTTATCAGAAATCTCCTAGCTTTTTGAGTTTGCACATAGGGGTCAAAGAGTCAGTTTTGCCTGCTGGGACGGAATGCCATCATATTATTTTGGAAGATTGGCAAAATATGATGACACCGGAAGGCACGCTGTTTGTGTCCATTCCCACATTGCTTGACCCAGATTTAGCTCCAAAGGGATATCATATCATTCATGCCTTCACACCCCACTGGATTGATGATTGGCAGGGAATGTCTGCTAGGGACTACGAAGCCAAGAAAGAAGCGGTTGCTTGGCGAATTATTGACCGACTAGAGAAGATTTTTCCAGGTTTAGATGCAAGCTTAGACTATCTGGAAGTGGGGACACCGCGTACCCATCGCCGTTTTTTAGGGCGCGTAGATGGGACTTACGGGCCGATACCCCGGCGCAAGTTATGGGGTTTATTGGGAATGCCCTTTAATCGCACATCTATTCCAGGGCTTTATTGTGTGGGAGACAGTACATTTCCGGGTCAGGGTTTGAATGCAGTGGCGTTTTCGGGCTTTGCTTGCGCCCATCGTATCGCTGTGGATTTAGGACTTTGA
- a CDS encoding YdcF family protein produces the protein MRHNFTKNSSIPGSKKFRRWLHLLQKLSWGLCFLFGSWLILITINLFLAASQPVDAFFVLGGSIRREIYIAQTAKKNPQIPILISQGSQDPCIWLIFQREAADLQNVWLEKCAKSTFENFYYGIPILKQWGVHKVKLITSLTHLPRAKLMSQILFGAHGIWVEVAVVQETGIPGNQESVLKTTLDVTRSLLWAVLSQIIQPQCSNVTKLSDVDMQAWESQGFKCERQGNVGDR, from the coding sequence ATGAGACACAACTTTACCAAAAATTCATCGATTCCTGGTAGTAAAAAATTTCGCAGATGGTTGCATTTGTTACAAAAGCTCAGTTGGGGTTTATGCTTCTTGTTTGGGAGTTGGCTAATTCTCATCACTATAAACCTATTTCTAGCCGCTTCCCAGCCAGTAGATGCCTTTTTTGTCCTTGGTGGTAGTATTCGCCGCGAAATTTATATTGCCCAAACAGCTAAAAAAAATCCACAAATTCCCATTTTAATTTCTCAGGGTTCTCAAGACCCCTGTATATGGCTAATTTTTCAACGCGAAGCCGCAGATTTGCAAAACGTTTGGCTAGAAAAGTGTGCTAAATCTACCTTTGAAAACTTCTACTACGGAATTCCAATTTTAAAACAATGGGGAGTTCATAAAGTCAAATTAATTACTTCTCTTACCCACTTACCGCGAGCTAAATTAATGTCACAGATTCTTTTCGGGGCGCATGGTATATGGGTGGAGGTTGCGGTTGTTCAGGAAACAGGTATTCCAGGTAATCAAGAGTCTGTGTTAAAAACTACACTAGATGTCACACGTAGTCTTTTGTGGGCAGTTTTGAGCCAAATCATTCAGCCGCAATGCTCAAACGTCACTAAACTCAGTGATGTGGATATGCAGGCTTGGGAAAGTCAAGGTTTTAAGTGTGAACGGCAGGGGAATGTGGGTGATAGGTGA
- a CDS encoding YggT family protein — MYLLITTLVTFLTIYSYLLITRVLLTWFPQINWYNQPFAALSQVTDPYLNLFRSIIPPLGGMDFSPILAFVALNLVTNLLSNPYLLRLFGAF, encoded by the coding sequence ATGTATTTACTGATTACTACGTTAGTTACTTTCTTAACCATTTACAGCTACTTGCTAATTACGCGGGTTTTGTTGACTTGGTTTCCCCAAATCAACTGGTATAACCAACCATTTGCAGCCTTGAGCCAAGTCACAGACCCCTATCTCAATTTATTCCGTTCAATTATTCCCCCTTTGGGTGGTATGGATTTTTCCCCCATTCTCGCCTTCGTAGCGTTGAATTTAGTCACTAACCTTTTAAGCAATCCTTATCTTTTACGTTTGTTCGGAGCATTTTAA
- the aqpZ gene encoding aquaporin Z — protein MSLIKRCIAEFVGTFWLVFGGCGSAVLAAAFTADGAKLGENTAFPLGIGLVGVSLAFGLTVLTMAYAIGHISGCHLNPAVSFGLWAAKRFPGSELLVYIGSQVFGAIAGAGILALIATGKPEFNLVKSGFAANGFGVHSPGGYSLIACFVAELVLTFVFLVIILGATDSRAPQGFAPIAIGLSLTLIHLISIPVTNTSVNPARSLGPAIFVGGWAIQQLWLFWIAPILGGVLAGFFYSKVMEVPKKERQLSEIV, from the coding sequence ATGTCACTAATTAAACGTTGTATAGCTGAGTTTGTAGGAACTTTTTGGCTAGTTTTTGGCGGTTGTGGTAGCGCAGTATTAGCCGCAGCGTTTACAGCAGATGGTGCAAAGCTTGGTGAAAATACAGCATTCCCTTTAGGTATTGGGTTGGTAGGTGTTTCTCTAGCCTTTGGTCTGACCGTATTGACAATGGCTTATGCAATCGGCCACATTTCTGGCTGTCATCTTAATCCAGCTGTTTCTTTCGGTTTGTGGGCAGCCAAGCGGTTTCCTGGTTCTGAACTATTGGTCTACATTGGTTCTCAGGTCTTTGGGGCGATCGCAGGTGCAGGGATTCTGGCTTTGATTGCTACTGGTAAACCTGAATTTAACCTGGTTAAAAGTGGTTTTGCTGCCAATGGCTTTGGCGTACACTCTCCAGGTGGTTATTCTCTCATAGCTTGTTTTGTCGCTGAGTTAGTATTGACCTTTGTCTTTTTGGTGATTATCTTAGGTGCAACCGATAGCCGTGCGCCTCAAGGTTTTGCTCCAATTGCGATCGGGTTGAGTTTAACACTAATTCACCTGATTAGTATTCCGGTAACTAATACATCTGTTAATCCCGCTCGTAGCTTGGGTCCAGCAATCTTTGTTGGTGGCTGGGCAATACAGCAGTTGTGGCTATTCTGGATAGCACCAATTCTAGGAGGAGTATTAGCAGGCTTTTTCTATTCTAAAGTAATGGAAGTACCAAAAAAAGAAAGACAATTGTCAGAGATAGTTTAA
- a CDS encoding SDR family oxidoreductase has translation MVEKQTLQPPQQQEPPGVESKMQPKPKAEDAHYRGSGKLQDKVALITGGDSGIGRAVAIAFAKEGADVAFIYLKEHGDAEETKNLVEEHGRTALSIAGDITDEAFCQRVVQQTVDEFGKLDIIINNAAEQHPQQSIEDISQEQLERTFRTNIFSMFYITKAAMKHLKEGSCIINTTSVTAYKGNQQLLDYSSTKGAIVAFTRSLSQNLVSKGIRVNAVAPGPIWTPLIPSTFPADKVADFGKQVPMGRPGQPEEVAPSYVFLASDDSSYMSGQVLHPNGGEIVNG, from the coding sequence ATGGTAGAAAAACAAACATTACAACCACCACAGCAGCAAGAACCACCTGGTGTTGAGTCCAAAATGCAACCAAAACCCAAGGCAGAAGATGCCCACTATCGGGGTAGTGGTAAGTTACAAGATAAAGTTGCCTTAATTACAGGTGGAGATAGTGGAATTGGTCGCGCTGTAGCTATTGCATTTGCTAAAGAAGGAGCAGATGTAGCATTTATTTACCTGAAAGAACACGGTGATGCTGAAGAAACCAAAAATTTGGTAGAAGAACATGGACGCACTGCATTATCGATTGCAGGTGACATTACTGATGAAGCTTTTTGTCAGCGCGTTGTCCAACAAACAGTAGATGAGTTTGGTAAACTCGATATTATTATCAATAATGCTGCTGAACAACATCCCCAACAAAGCATTGAAGATATTAGTCAAGAACAATTAGAACGTACTTTTCGTACTAATATTTTTTCGATGTTTTACATTACTAAAGCTGCCATGAAGCATTTGAAAGAAGGCAGTTGCATTATCAATACTACATCTGTAACAGCCTATAAGGGCAATCAGCAACTGCTAGATTACTCATCTACAAAAGGTGCAATTGTTGCCTTCACTCGTTCATTATCACAAAATTTGGTGAGTAAGGGAATTAGAGTAAATGCAGTTGCACCCGGTCCGATTTGGACACCTTTAATTCCTTCAACTTTCCCCGCAGATAAGGTGGCAGATTTTGGCAAACAAGTACCAATGGGAAGACCTGGACAACCGGAAGAAGTTGCACCGAGTTACGTTTTTTTAGCTTCTGATGATTCTTCTTATATGTCTGGTCAAGTATTGCATCCCAATGGTGGGGAAATAGTCAATGGCTAG
- a CDS encoding lipoate--protein ligase family protein gives MGNKQVWRLIPFLAASGSVQMAIDRWLLQQHLSGKNPSTLRFYTWSPPAISLGYHQHQYPEHWQNLTWKGQTLDLVRRPTGGRAVLHQGDLTYTVVTSGLVGNRLQNYQQICEFLITGWRAIGIQLDYGTAGRGYIHNPNCFGTATGADLVLPDGAKLIGSAQLRRGGAILQHGSMRLQPDAELFAQVFGGESFQPVQLSPTLSIDTIMTALTHAARDCFDIEIAAQPLCLSEWDEILS, from the coding sequence ATGGGTAACAAGCAGGTTTGGCGACTAATTCCTTTTTTAGCAGCTTCTGGTAGTGTGCAGATGGCAATTGACCGATGGTTATTACAGCAACATCTATCAGGAAAAAATCCTTCAACTCTGCGATTTTATACTTGGTCGCCACCCGCTATTTCCCTTGGTTATCATCAACACCAATATCCTGAACACTGGCAAAATCTGACTTGGAAGGGACAGACCTTAGATTTAGTCCGCCGTCCTACAGGTGGTAGAGCAGTGTTACACCAAGGGGATTTAACTTATACTGTTGTCACCTCTGGATTAGTTGGGAATCGACTCCAGAACTATCAGCAAATTTGCGAATTTTTGATTACCGGATGGAGAGCGATCGGCATTCAATTAGACTATGGTACAGCTGGACGCGGCTACATTCATAACCCCAACTGTTTTGGGACTGCTACAGGTGCAGATTTAGTTTTACCAGATGGGGCAAAATTGATTGGTAGCGCGCAATTAAGACGAGGCGGAGCAATCTTGCAACATGGTTCTATGCGTTTGCAACCAGATGCAGAATTATTTGCTCAAGTATTTGGTGGAGAATCTTTTCAGCCTGTGCAATTGTCTCCAACCTTGAGTATAGACACGATTATGACAGCCTTGACTCATGCGGCGAGGGATTGTTTTGATATCGAGATTGCAGCACAACCCCTTTGTCTATCCGAGTGGGATGAGATTTTAAGCTAA
- the upp gene encoding uracil phosphoribosyltransferase, which yields MAVQLRVYVPPHPLIKHWLAVARDAATPSVLFRSAMTELGRWLTYEAAREWLPTQEIMVQSPLDNCPGTVVNPQVPMAVVPILRAGLGLLEGAQTLLPLASIYHLGLVRNEETLEPSCYLNKLPEKFDPQTRVLITDPMLATGGSIMTAMSELIRRGVDPALTRIVCVVAAPPALQKLSQTYPELIIYTATIDETVNSQGFIVPGLGDAGDRIFGT from the coding sequence ATGGCGGTACAACTGCGTGTTTATGTTCCTCCTCATCCTTTAATCAAGCATTGGCTGGCAGTTGCCCGTGATGCAGCTACACCCTCAGTATTGTTTCGTAGTGCTATGACTGAGTTAGGTCGGTGGCTAACTTATGAAGCAGCGCGGGAATGGTTGCCGACGCAAGAGATTATGGTACAAAGTCCCTTGGATAACTGCCCTGGTACTGTAGTTAATCCCCAAGTTCCTATGGCAGTTGTGCCGATTTTACGGGCAGGTTTGGGGTTATTAGAAGGGGCGCAAACTTTACTACCCTTAGCGTCGATTTATCATCTGGGTCTGGTGCGAAATGAGGAAACCTTAGAACCTTCTTGTTATCTGAACAAATTGCCAGAAAAATTTGACCCCCAAACCAGGGTATTAATTACTGATCCGATGTTGGCTACAGGTGGTTCAATTATGACAGCGATGTCAGAATTAATCCGGCGGGGTGTAGATCCAGCTTTAACACGGATTGTTTGTGTAGTAGCTGCGCCGCCAGCTTTACAAAAATTGAGTCAGACTTATCCTGAGCTAATAATTTACACTGCCACGATTGATGAAACAGTCAATAGTCAAGGGTTTATTGTACCGGGACTAGGAGATGCAGGCGATCGCATTTTTGGCACTTAA
- the rpsD gene encoding 30S ribosomal protein S4, producing MSRYRGPRLRIVRRLGELPGLTRKSARRAYPPGQHGQNRKKRSEYAIRLEEKQKLRCNYGVTEKQLLRYVRKARRVTGSTGQVLLQLLEMRLDNTVFRLGMAPTIPAARQLVNHGHVTVNGRVVNIASYQTRPGEVVAVRDRAQSRKLVEANLQYPGLANLPNHLEFDKNKLVGKVNSVIEREWVALQVNELLVVEYYSRQA from the coding sequence ATGTCCCGATACAGAGGGCCACGCCTTAGAATTGTACGTCGCTTAGGCGAATTGCCAGGATTAACTCGTAAGAGCGCAAGACGCGCCTATCCACCAGGTCAGCATGGTCAGAATCGCAAAAAGCGTTCTGAATATGCCATCCGTTTAGAAGAAAAGCAAAAGCTGCGTTGTAACTACGGTGTAACTGAAAAGCAGCTACTACGTTATGTCCGTAAAGCTAGACGAGTAACTGGTTCTACTGGACAAGTGCTATTGCAACTGCTAGAAATGCGCTTGGATAATACAGTTTTCCGCTTGGGTATGGCCCCCACCATCCCAGCCGCTCGTCAGTTGGTAAATCACGGTCACGTCACCGTTAATGGTCGTGTAGTGAATATCGCCAGCTACCAAACTCGTCCTGGAGAAGTTGTTGCTGTCAGAGACAGAGCGCAATCACGTAAGTTGGTGGAAGCTAACTTGCAATATCCCGGTTTGGCAAACCTTCCTAACCACTTAGAGTTTGATAAAAACAAATTAGTTGGTAAGGTCAACAGCGTCATTGAACGGGAATGGGTAGCACTCCAAGTTAACGAACTGCTAGTTGTGGAATACTACTCACGTCAAGCTTAG
- a CDS encoding YbjN domain-containing protein: MTSYQETLTSKDALEELVETNSINHVEVIENVIDSLEQDDSAMVSHSPEGGGYLWKFKYGSVEVFVQLTGTTDEDTITVWSAVLHLPAKDEPKLMRQLLEMNCSSTFEARFGIIDNRVVVISTRTLAELSPGEVSRLITVVATIADDNDEALQSEFGAA, translated from the coding sequence ATGACAAGCTACCAAGAAACCTTAACTAGCAAAGATGCTCTAGAGGAACTAGTGGAAACAAACAGCATTAACCATGTGGAAGTCATTGAAAACGTCATTGACTCCTTAGAGCAAGATGATAGCGCAATGGTTAGCCACTCCCCAGAAGGTGGTGGTTATCTGTGGAAATTTAAATATGGCAGTGTGGAAGTATTCGTCCAACTGACTGGAACAACTGATGAAGACACAATCACAGTTTGGTCGGCGGTGCTTCACCTACCTGCTAAAGATGAGCCTAAGTTGATGCGTCAACTATTAGAAATGAACTGCTCCAGTACCTTTGAAGCTCGTTTTGGTATTATTGATAACCGAGTCGTAGTCATCTCTACCCGCACCTTAGCAGAGTTGTCTCCAGGGGAAGTTTCACGGCTAATTACTGTTGTGGCGACGATCGCAGATGACAATGATGAAGCCTTACAATCTGAATTTGGTGCAGCTTAG